The DNA window GCTGCGTGAGCCATGCCCGCTTCGATCTCCAACGAGGGTGATCTGTATGCGTAAGTCCGAGGCCGTCTGCGATGTCGACGGAAGGCCCTTGGTTCGTAGAACGCTCGTCAAGAGGGCGACGGGAGGCCGTCCAATCGGCCGAGTCGGGCGCACGCTGCGGCAGCTGAAGCGGGTCGAGGTCGTCTTCATCAGCTACACGCGCCCCGAAGACTCGCTCGTCCGGCACATGGTCGGCACCGAGCTGCGGGTGGTCGACCGTGATTGAGACAGGCACGGTGGTGTTTGCCGGGCTTCTCGGTGTCGTTGAAGCGGTACTGATCGTGAGGCGCATCCGGACGGACCAGCGCGACCGAGCTGAGGCGGGGAAGAACCCGCAGCGGGTGTCCGCGCAGGAGATCATCGACCGGGAGAGGCCCGTCGTATGGCCCACGGAGTCCCATCTGTACCGCGCGGAAGAAGACGGCCCCGAGCGTCGGGCACACGTGCGTGTGCCTCCATACCTGCACGCGCCGCGGCACGCGCTCGTCGTGAGACCTCCAGTTCCAGCACAACGGACTACCTCGGTCGAAGTGACCGACGTCTTCATGGCCCCGATTCACGACGGAGCAGGCAGTGCGACGCCCTCCTGTCGCAGGTGAGGAGTCCTAATTGGACAGGAACACGACGTTGGCAGCCTCGGACGGCAACGACGCGGAGCGGATCAAGCACGAGATCGAGCACGGTCGACACGATGTAAAAGGGTGGACGAGATATGGCGCTGCGATGGACGGATTCAACATCGCCCAGCTCACGGTCGCCGGAGTGGAGTTCACGGTCATACAGGGCGATCGAGGCGAGACTCTGGTGCTCACGGACGAGCAGTGGCGGGACTTCCGTACCGCTGTCATCGCGGGGCAGTTCGACGACGAGACCAGGCTCCATGAACACCTGGAGGAGCCCGAGGGGAGATGCGGAAATGACCTGGAATGAACAGATCACGAATTGGCGAAGTCCGGTGACGAGCCCCCTGGGCGGGGTCCAGGTCGGTTCGGTGTACGGCCTCGTCGGCATCCGGCTCGCCAGCGAGGTTGGTGTGGCTCCGAACGAGAGGACGACGGTGGTTATGACGAGCGCGACGTGGAAAACGTTCGTTCGCGCCATGAGCAAGGAGAAGCCGTGCCGGACGAAATGACGCCCAAGGACCTGGAGGACGCCGCGCGGGTAGCCGACATGGTGATGGCCCTCCAGGACGGAGAGGTAGTTGCCGTCGACCACGACGCGTTGCGCCGCGGCGGTGGCAATCCTGTCGCGTGGCGGGCGGGCGTCGCCGGAATGTGCGGCCCGCAGGGCATCACGGTCGAGTTCGAGGTCCATGACGATCCCATCGATGTGACGCTGGCGTTCAACGCCGACAAGCGGCCGTCGGCGGAGAGACGCGAACTCTGGGTCAGGGATACGGTCGCCGCTCGGTTCGCTTCCCCGTTTCCGCTCGATAGTCGATTTGACCCGGGCGACGAACAGGATGCGCGGGACTGCCCGTAGCTCACGATTTTCACGGCGGGGTGTCTGCGACGACGCCCCTGCCCCGACGGGAACCGTCCACCGCGGACACCTCGCCGTGATCCATCTTCCGACGTTCGTCGCCCCCTCTGCCTGGAGGGAACGTCGGAGGCGCCCCGTCTCCTCGTGCGGGGTACACCAGGCCCCCGCGCCGGGGGTGCAAGCCCGGCGCGGGGGTCGCCCCGAAAACTTCCGGCCCCTCAAACAGGGAGGGGACTTCCCGGAAGCACCCTGGACCTTCCCTCGGACAGGGTGGCTCTGCCCCCGCATCGTGCCTGCTTGAGCGGTGCGGGGGCCCACAGCTAGGGCAGGTGTCCAGTACCAGGGGTGCACACCTGGACCCGCCTGGACCTGCCCATCCCAGCGACCCCGCCTCGCCCCCAAATCCTCCGGGCTGCCGGGCGGGGTCGCCTCATCTTCTCGGAGTGACCATGCAGTTTGGGAACCACGCGGCGAACGTGGCAGTCCGGAAAGCACGCGATTACCTCCGTTCGGTGGATGCCGACGTATCCACGCTGAGGCCAACAGAGCATCAGGTGCAATACGAGCGCCGACTGTTGGGCGAGGTCGAGCGGCTCACCGAGATCAACAAGGGTCTCCGCGTGACGTGGAGCGAAATCCCGTCAGGGGATCGAGCCGCGGAATTGGTCGCGGAAGCAATAAAGGCCATCGACACATGGCTGGCGCGGTGGCAGGTCGCGTACGAGCACGGCAGGGATCTCGCGGATGTCATGCGGGAACACCGGGAATTGGTTGGCATCACGCGGAAAATCGAGGAGGAACTGTCCAGACTGCGAGGCCAGACGCCATTGGATCCGCATGTCTGATTTCGAAGTACACGTCCCGGCGATGGCGGGAGCAGTGTTGACGAGGCGCGGCAGGAGACGCGGGCGCGGACCGCGCCTCGTCACGCTGTGCGGAATTACACGAAGTTCAAGGTGACAGAATGAACTACGAGAACGCAGAGATCCGAAGCGACTTGCGGAGATTTCTGGAGATGCTCGCCAGCGACACGGAAGGTGTACCGCAAGATGCGGGAATGCAACGGATGGAGTGGAACGAAAGCAGGTTCTTCTCCCGAGCCCTGGAACTGACACGCAAGGGGTACATATCCTCAAGGTTTGAGCGCAGAGCGGAACATCCCAAAATCGGAACGATGTACTACTACATCACAGAGGACGGGTTGAAGTATCTGAACGCGCCTGCGCATCCGAACGTGAAGCTGCGCATAGGCAGATATTTAGGAGGAGTGCCTTCAGTCCACAGGTTGGATGTAGCGCTATACGCAGAGAATGGCACTCTTCAGCCGGAATGCGTCAAGTGGCACAACAGGGCGAACGAGAATCCCCTGAACGCCGATGGCAGCCCACGTTTTGAGTTCACAAACCGTGAGATTACATGCCGACTCTGCAAGGCGGCGCCATGACTGAGTTTCTACTCCGGCAAAGGCTCCGCGCACCCTGAGTGCGCGGCGATAAAAGAAACACCGCGACGAACGGAGAAGAACATGCCGGATGACAAAGAGCAGGAAGAGCGGAGCATGTCCTGGGCGGCAGGTAAGGCGCCGCGCAAGGAGAACGATTCGAAGGGTAGCGACAACGATAGTTCCGCACACAGGGAGTAAGTGGAAAGATCTTTGAGTGAAAAGGTAGAAAAATTGCGTAAAAGATTATGGGCAGCGGCTTCGGTGACGGCGGCGCTCGCCGCTGTGGTAGGGCCGGTCGACGCGGCGGCGGACTCGGCGGAGCCGGGCGACGGCGGTGCCCACACGGATCTGGTCGGCGGGCATCCCGCCGCCGGTGACACGTCGTGGGCGGTGTCGCTGAGGTTCGACGCCCCGGGGATCACCGCGGCGCACTCCTGTGGTGGCGTGCTGGTGTTTCCGGACTGGGTTGCGACGGCGGCCCATTGCGTGACCGCTCCACCTGTGGAGCAGGGAACGGACCGGTGCGGGAACCCGGTGGTGCCGTTCGCAGACAAGGAGCGGTTTTCGATCCGCGTGGGGTCGAAGAGCCGGGTCGGCGGGGGCGAGGAGCGCGAGGTCACCAAGATCGTGCCGCACCCGGACTGGCGCTGGGGCGGGGACCCGATGAGCGATGTGGCGATGCTGCGCCTGTCCCATCCTGTCGAGGCACAGCCAATCCCGCTCGCGGGCAAGGCGGCGAGGCGCGGGGATCGGGTGTCGCTGTACGGCTGGGGGCGGAACTCCCCGTCCGGCTGCGGTTCGCTCCCGACCTTGTTGCAGCAGTTGGACACGCGGGTCGTCGGCGATGCGTCCTGCCGAGGCGGCGGGATCACCAGGTACGAAATCTGCACCGCGAACCCGAACGGAACTGACGGCCCGGGCCCTGGGGACTCGGGTGGTCCGGCGGTGCAGGTGGTCGACGGGGTCCCGCGGTTGGTCGGGCTGTGCAGCCGGGAAGGCGGTGAGTCGCAGTACCCGGGCGTGGAGCCGTCGGTGTACACGAGCGCGCCAAGATACCGGACCTTCATGTACGACACCGCCAGGAACGGTTAAGACTCCGCGCACCCGTGCGCGGTGACGATAGATCACAACCGACAGGAGAACGAAATGTCTTTCTATGGCGTTACGACCTACGGCCCGCCTATGCCGATCGGTGGTGAAGAGGCGGAAAAGATAGCAGAAAAGGGCGCAGGGAAGGCGTCGGACAGTACCAGTAAGAGTTCCGGCCAGAGCGGCCAGGAAAGCAAGTCGCGATGACGTTCTCACGCGAGAACGCCTTCGTGCTGTAAGCGCAACGAGGAGGAGGGGTGGGTCCTGTTACACCCGGGGCCCGCCCCTTTTTCTGGTTGGGCGCGGACAGCAGCGCGATGATGGTGGGCGTTCCTGCTAGCGGGTGACAAGGCTTCCGCGCACAGGCGGTGTGCACTGGATAATGAGGAGATGAAGACAAGTTAGGAGGCGAGCACATGGTTAATCTAGCACAAGCGCGGACAGTAATAATGCAACCCGAAACCCGATGCAATATGGACTGCGATTATTGCTACCTACCTTTCCGCAAGTATCACAACCTAATGTCGACTGAGGTAGCGCGCTAGCAGTTGCTGAATCCGTAAGCCCTGGACAAGCCGCGCCACATGTCAGTACTTCGAGTTCTGCGGTGGCGCACATCCTGCAAACAGATTCTTTGAGCATGGAGGGCGGTTTGACGGAACACAGACAGATTACTGTCGTAACAGCAAGGTAGCCCTAGCAGAAGGGATATTTAGCCTTGATCAGCAAGGTATCACTTCGTCAGCGAGTTGAATCGTCCAGCAAAGGGATTGCCGCACTCTTGGAACGATGGCGGCCAACTCGACGTCAGGAAGCCATGTGGGACAGCCGGACAGGTTGGGACGACAAAGGGGGCGGGTTCGACAACCGACCCACTTGGGATAACTGGAGCAAGAGGCAGCTCAGTCGACGACGGACAGGCCAGCTTCGTTTGCAATGACCGCGGCGAACGAACCGGCCTGTTCGCTCGTAATGATTGCGCCGCGAAGGTTGAGTACGCCCGTCACTTCCGAAATGCGAGAACCAGTGTAATCACATCGGGTCGCGCAGGACGTTTCGAACACAGTCCCTTGAAAAACACACTCATTGAAGGCAACACCGGAAATATCACCAGAGATCACACACTCTCCACGAAGGTACACTCGCGAAAGATTACGGGCTTCTTTGGAGAGTTAAGAAAATCGAGAGAAGCATAGTCAAAGGTGCAGCCTTCGGCGTACGCATCTGCGGAGTCAGTGAGGGTCAGCAGCAACCCTGTTGCGCGACAACGCAGGAACTCACTGCGCCTAACCGAGGCGTTCGTCAAGCGTGCGTTCGTCAAGGTCACACCAACAAGCGACGCATTGGTTATCTCCAACGGAGCGAGTGTCGCCCCAGCCAGATCAACTGCACTCACCAAAGATTCCACTATTACACCCTCCCCGACTGCCCCGGTTTGACCGCCGCCCTCGATATGTTCTCCCCGCACGTTGAACTCACCTTTGAAGGCCGCGCTTCCAACGGAAAGGTCGTCAACGTCGTAGGACGGCTCAAGAACTTTCCGACCCGCGTACTCGCGAAATTCCATAACCGCAACGGTACCGGACACACGCTGGCAACAGGCGGTGATGGCGCTCTTGTTCGGGGAGAGCACCGACAGGTAGACGCAACGCAGAGCGGTGATGTGGAAGGCGTAGTCCAGGGTCAGTCGGGTGGCCTCGGTGCCCAGGCGCTTGCCGCGGTGGTCGGGGCCGAGCTGGATGACGAACTCCCCGGTTCGGACGTGGTGGTCGATCAGGACAGCGGTGGTGCCGACCGGGGTTGAGGGCTCGGTGGTGATGTCGTAGACGGTGAACCGGAGCTGGTGGTCGGTGCCGCGGGCTTGGTGCTGGAAGCCTTCGCGCCGGTTGTTGAGCGAGTCGGGGGTTTGGCGGCCGTAGCCGACCAGGACGCCGGGGTCCTGCTCCCACTGCCAGTACTGGTCGACGAGGTCTTCGGTGAACGGGCCGAGTCCGGCTTTCGCGCCGCGGATCCACACGATCGGTTCGGTCTGCTAGTTAATCGCTCTCGCCTCCATCGTCACGGGCCGGGATGGTGCGCAGCACCGCGAACCGCGCCGTGGACGGCGGTTCGGCTACCGGCTGTCGGTCGTCAGTCTCCACCCACGCGTGCAGCCGCACGGGGTCGGCCGCCGCGCCGTGGCACCACGTCAGCCGTTGGCGCGACATGGCAAGCAACATCAGCACGGCCGCCGACTCCTCCAGACACGCCACCCGCCTCGGTGCGAGCAGCCCGGCCAGCCGCACGGCATGGACCGCCCGGCGGGCGTGTTCGGCGGTTGCCGGGCGCCTCGCACGGCGAGCGGCCTGGTTCAGGATCCACGTCAGCCGGGCGAGGCGTCCGTGCCGTGGCCCGGCAGCGAGCGTGACCAGCACGACGGCCAGCGCCAGACCGGCTAGCACTGTCATGGTGTCCGGAACGATCGCGGCCTTCGGCCGCCCGGCGGCGAGTTCGTGCGTACCCCAACCCGAGCTGCTGCACCACCGTCGACATCCGTCTGGACACCCAAACACACCAGTTATTCGACTTCTTATCGACTGGTCTATTTGATAGCCTTTATCGAGTAGACTAGGACTTACTTTCGAATACCTATCGATAAGGAGTCACTATGGTTGTCGGGATCCTGACGGAGAAGCCGAGTGCGGCGCGGCACCTCGCCACAGCCCTCGGGGGCATGAGTGGAACCTACAACGGCGAGCGGTTCGTGATCACCCAGGCCCGGGGACACCTGTACGAGTTCGCTGACCCGCACATGATGGTCAGGAACCCGGGCCTGGTGGAGAAGTACCGGAAGTGGGACCTGGACAACCTGCCGTGGGATCCGGGAGACCTCGACTGGACGCTCGACATCATCCCGGACGCCGCGCCGGTCGCGCAGGAGGTGAAGCGGACACTCAGTGGCTGCGACGAGATCGTCATCGGCACCGACGTCGATCCCACCGGTGAAGGCGGCATGATTGCCGTGAACGCCGCCCTGGAGTTAGGACTGAAGCCCACGCGCTGGTCTCGGATGTACTTCACCGACGAGGCCGCGACCTCCCTGCGCACGGCGTTCACGAACCGCAGGCCTGTTCCGTCGCTGACGGACTTCGACGAGTACAAGAAGGCGCGCTACCGCTCACAGTTCGATCTGCTCTCGATGCAGTTCACGCGGATCGCCACCGCCATGGCCCGCTCCTGCGGACAGGACACCGTGTTGCGCCAGGGGCGGTTGAAGTCGGCGATGGTCACGCTCGTCGGCGACCAGCTCAAGGCCTACAACGACTACGTCAAGAAGCCGTTCTTCCAGAACAGGTTCCGTGACGAGAACGACGTGCTGTACACGAACCCCGACGAGCCGCGATTCGACCGGAAGGACCAGGTCCCGCGGCACTACGAACCCTCCGCCGTCGTGCTCGACAGTACAACGACGAAGCGCACCGCTCCCCCGAAACTGCTGGACCTCGCCGCGCTGTCCGCGTTGCTGGTCGGCAAGAACATCAAGGCGAAGCTCGTGCTCGCGACCTACCAGAAGATGTACGAGGACCAGATCGTCTCGTATCCGCGCACTGAGGACAAGACCATCACACCCGAGCAGTTCGACGAGCTCGCTCCCCTGGTCGACCAGATCGCGACCGTGGCCGGGGTCGACACCACGTTGCTGACGCACCGCGGTCCGCGCTCCACCCACGTCAAGCCCGAGGGCGCGCACGGCGCGAACCGTCCAGGCCCGAACGTGCCCGACTCGCTCGACGCCCTCGAGCAACAGTACGGCGCAGCCGGTCGCGTGATCTACGAGACGCTGGCGAAGAACTACCTGGCGATGATCGCTGAAGACTACGTCTACGAGCAGCAGAAAGGACACGTCGGGAAGTACCCGGCCTTCCTCGGGATCGCCAACGTGCCGCGGTACCTGGGCTGGAAACAGGTCTTCGACCCCGACCTGGGCGACGACGCCGCCGAGGGCGACGAGTACGAGTCAGCGACAGGCCTGGGCACCCGGGCCGAGCCGATCATCTTCGAAGGTGCGAATAAGCGGCCCGAGCACCCCAGCATGAGATGGCTGATGAAACAGCTGGAGAAGCGTGACGTGGGCACCGGTGCGACACGGACCTCGACCTACTCCGACGTGACTTCCACGACGGCGAAACATCCGCTGTTGGTGGAGAAGAGACGCAAGCTCCTGCTGGCCCCGGCCGGCGAGATGAGCTGGCACCTGCTTCCGGGCACACGGATCGGGGACCTGAGCCTCACCGAGAAGGTCTACGCCGACATGCGCGAGATCGCCGCCGGTACCGCCACGGCCGAGGAGTGCCTCGATGTCGTCGCTGACTGGGTCCTCGAGGACATCGCCACGATGCGGCAGAACGCGGCAACGATGCGCTCGGCGTTAGGTCTACCCGAGAACGCCACCACCGGGGGCGCGGCCCGGCGCGAGCGGGCGGAGGGTGTGTGGGCGAAGACCGGTAGACCCGTCGCGTTCTCGCGCGTCTGGGGTGGCCATCGGTTCACCGACGACGAGGTCACCACGCTGCTGGCGGGCGCGACCATCGAGTTCTCGGCCACCGCGGACAACGGCCGACGTTACGAGGTCTTCGGCGCGCTCGGCGAGGGGACGTTCAAGGGCCGGACGTACGTCGGGTTCCAGAAGGCCGGTTTCGGCCGTCGCGACGCCTCGGGCGCCGCGCTTCCGCCGACAGAGTGGTGCGCGCACGTCTTCACCGACGCCGAGATCCAGGCTCTCATGGCGGGCCAGGCCGTCGAGGCCAGTGACTTTCGTGGCAAGAACGACAAGACTTTTCAGTGCAAAGTGTATTTCGCGGAGGAGAAGAAGGGCCAGGGCAAGAAGATCGTGCCCGACTTCGACGCGTCGATGGACTCTCCCCCGAAAACCTGGTGCCAGGTCAGATTCACCGACGACCAGCTGGCCGCGCTGGCCGCGGGCAAGACGATTCAGGGCACGGGTTTCGTCTCCAAGCATGGCAAGACATTTGACGCCGCGTTGACCTGGAAAGAGAAAGACGGGCGGAAGAAACTCGTCCCCTCGTTCGACAGGCAGCCCGGGCCGGCAAAGCGCCGTTTCCCGCACTAGCCAGCCGGGTCACGACGGACGCACCATCAACAACAGGGTGGCAGGAAACTTATGGCGAAGACGTCCTACAAGGTGCCGACGAGCATCAACCGATCCTTTCTGGATCACGAGATCACGTTGAGCAAGGGCGGGTGGTCGGCGAAGCCCGCACCGGTCAAGAAGCTCCTCTTCTTCTGCGGTGGTGTGCTCGCCCTGCTGTGGGTGACGACGTCGACGTTCATCGCGGACGCCTCCCCGGTCGTGATCACGCTGTTCGTCCTGTGGGGGCTGGCGGTGATCATCTACTTCGGTGGGATCACGAAGACCAAGGAGTTGCGGGCCATGACAGTGCCCGCGTTGCTGGCCTACGTTCCGGCGAAGGCGCGGCACGTCTACACCCGCCGTAACTCGGATCCGTCGGACTTCTACTCGATCGTGGGCATCGACGGCATCGACGAGGACGGGCGGATCCACTTCTCCGACGGCGGGGAAGGGCAGATCTACCTGATCGTCGGCTCCGCGAGCTACCTGCTTTTCGACGAGGACCGCAACGGCATCCTCGACCGGGTCGACGCCTTCTGGCGCAAAGTCGACACGACCTGCGAGTGGGTGACGATCACCACGAAAGAGCCGCAGCGGATCTACCACCAAGTGGCGAACCTGGAGAAGCGCAACCAGGCGCTGCAGATCCGCGATCCCGACCTCGTCGAGCTCCAGAACGAGCAGTACGACATCCTGACGCGTCACGTGGGCGGCAAGTTCACCTCCATTCACCAGTACCTGCTGCTCAAGGGAAAGAGCGCGGACGCGTTACGCCGAGGCCACACGGTCCTGCAAGCCGAGGTCGAGGGATCCGCCTTGATGATCAAAGAAGCGACAGTCCTCGACCGCGACGAGGCCGAGTCGATGTTGCGGGTCTTCTACCACGGCGTCGACGACGAGGTGGCTCCGCGCACAGCGTCACTGAGCCGATGACGGCGTGACAGATTCAGTACGAGACACGTGGAAGGCACCATGGCGCTGATTGCGAGGGCCCGGCCGCGGCTAGGCGTCCCGGACACCGAGAACCCGGACGACGCCGCGGGGTCCGCGCGGACGCGGGACCGTTCCCCGGCCGACGCGGACGCGATCACGACCGCTGCCCCGGCGAAGAACTGGTGGCAACGCCACAGGGAGCTGAGAAAGCTGAGGGGCAGCGTCGACTCGTACCCGCATCTGATGGCTCTCAAGCCCAAGGAGCGCTACCTCTTCCGCTCCGACTACTTCGAGGTCGACGGCGCGGTCGCCTGTGTGCTCGCCTACTTCCACGACGACGCGGCGCACGACAACTTCGCGGCGTTCTGGGGCATCGACCGGATCCCGGACGGCCTCGACGAGCGTGTCACCGCGGTGATCCTGGAGCAGGTGCGCCGCAGAGACGACACGTGGATCGACTCGTTCACGAAACAAGCCGAGAAACTCGACAGACTCGACGCTACCGAGCAGGACGAGACCGGCACGACGTCCTCCAGGAGGAAAGCGGCGAAGATCAGTTCCGATCTCGAGACCACCATCGGCGAGATCCAGGACGGCGCGAGCTATCTCTCCGTGCACAACCGCCTTCTTCTCAAAGCTCCCGATCTCACGACCCTGGACGACACGGTCGAGCGCGTGACCCGGCTCTACATCGACCGATTCGGCACGCTCACGGTCGCCGCGTATGCCGGTGAACAGCGCCGCGAACTATCGAGTCTGCTCAACGACAACGACAAGAAGCGCGGTAAGGGTTTCCATTTCACCTCGACCGAGCTGGCCGGGTCGCACTCGCTGGTCACCAACGGCCTCAACGACAAGGGCGGCGAGTACGTCGGCTACATGGTCGGCGACGTCAACAACTCCGCCGTGCTCATGGACGTCAACGCCTACGACCATCATCTCGTCGTCGCGGACGCGACGCTCAGCGACTACCTCGACCGCCAGCGGATCGCGAACATGTGGTGCTCGAAGATCTCGCAGGCCTGCATGCTGGGTAACGGCAGCGTCGTCCATCTCGTCCTCGACGGCGCCAATCTGAACACGCTCGGCCCGACGTTCGACCGGCTGACGTCCCTGGTGGATCTCAACCAGGGTGACGTGAACATGTTCGAGATGTTCGGCGACGCCGCGGACGAACTGGCGGTCTTCTCCGCGCAGATGGAGAAGCTGAAGCTGATGTTCGAACAGCTCTACGAGACCACCGACGGGGCGATCGGCTCGATCATCCGCAGCGCGCTCGAGGACACCGCGACCGACTTCTATGTGGAGCAGGGCATGTGGCGGCACAACGCCCAGGAACACCGCCACCGCCTGCGCGTGGTGAACCTTCCGCACAAGCAGGTCCCGCGTCTGCAGATGTTCGTCGCCTACCTCGAGACCGCGCACAAGGCTCTCCTGAACTCCTCCAAGACCGACCAGGACCAACTGCGCGCCTACAACGTCCTCAAAGGCATCGCGAACGCGATGCTGAGTACGAACGGCGACCTGTTCAACAACCACACCGCCACCGCCGTCGACGGTGTACGAGATTCCCGCCGGGTCATCTACGACTTCTCCCGGTTGATGCGCCGCGGGACCGGCGTAGCGATGGCCCAGCTGGTCAACATCGTCGGCTTCGCCGTCGGCACGCTCGGCCTGGGCGACACGGTGATCATCCACGGCACGGAACTCATCGACGACCGCGTCAAGAAATATCTGCGTGCCCAGTTCGACCACCTGCACGACCGCGGCGGTCGCGTGGTCTACAGCTACAACGACGTCGACCGGATGCTCGCGGACTCCTCGTTCAACCGGTTCGACGCAGCCGACTACACACTGTTCGGACCGATGCTCGACCGCACCGTGGCCGAGTACCAGAACCAGCTCGCGCAGCGCATCCCGCCCGACCTCGCCCAGCTCATCACCACGAAAGGCGAGAACCTCACCTATCTGCGCCGGGGTGTGTCCAACGTGGTCTTCCGTCTCGATCTCGCGTTGGGGATCAATCCCCGACGCGAAGCGCAACGGCGGCACACCCGGCTCGAGGCCGCCAAAGCGGGGGAAGCGGCACGGATGACCGCGATCATGACCGACACGCCCGTGCCCGGCGCCAACCTCACCAGCGTCCGCACGACCGACGCCGACCACCGTGACACCGTCACGCAGCCACGCTCGACCGACGACGCCGGGGACCGGCTCAAGCACGCCGGCGGCGGCGCACGGACGCCGCCGCGGAGCGGGAAACGGGCGACACGGTGAGCGCGGAGGTCACGACCGCCGGAGACGATACGACCGACGGGATCGCGACGCACGGTCAGCGAGCCCGCCCCCTGCCCGGCCGCGGCATCCGTGCGCGAGTCCGGCGTGTGGCCGTCCTCGGTCTGCTCGCGGCGGTGCTCGTGCCGCTGCTGACGACGATCTTCACGTCCTCGGCGGTCG is part of the Amycolatopsis sp. CA-230715 genome and encodes:
- a CDS encoding S1 family peptidase; translated protein: MERSLSEKVEKLRKRLWAAASVTAALAAVVGPVDAAADSAEPGDGGAHTDLVGGHPAAGDTSWAVSLRFDAPGITAAHSCGGVLVFPDWVATAAHCVTAPPVEQGTDRCGNPVVPFADKERFSIRVGSKSRVGGGEEREVTKIVPHPDWRWGGDPMSDVAMLRLSHPVEAQPIPLAGKAARRGDRVSLYGWGRNSPSGCGSLPTLLQQLDTRVVGDASCRGGGITRYEICTANPNGTDGPGPGDSGGPAVQVVDGVPRLVGLCSREGGESQYPGVEPSVYTSAPRYRTFMYDTARNG
- the amcA gene encoding multiple cyclophane-containing RiPP AmcA, coding for MISKVSLRQRVESSSKGIAALLERWRPTRRQEAMWDSRTGWDDKGGGFDNRPTWDNWSKRQLSRRRTGQLRLQ
- a CDS encoding GNAT family N-acetyltransferase — its product is MWIRGAKAGLGPFTEDLVDQYWQWEQDPGVLVGYGRQTPDSLNNRREGFQHQARGTDHQLRFTVYDITTEPSTPVGTTAVLIDHHVRTGEFVIQLGPDHRGKRLGTEATRLTLDYAFHITALRCVYLSVLSPNKSAITACCQRVSGTVAVMEFREYAGRKVLEPSYDVDDLSVGSAAFKGEFNVRGEHIEGGGQTGAVGEGVIVESLVSAVDLAGATLAPLEITNASLVGVTLTNARLTNASVRRSEFLRCRATGLLLTLTDSADAYAEGCTFDYASLDFLNSPKKPVIFRECTFVESV
- a CDS encoding lasso peptide biosynthesis B2 protein, with amino-acid sequence MTVLAGLALAVVLVTLAAGPRHGRLARLTWILNQAARRARRPATAEHARRAVHAVRLAGLLAPRRVACLEESAAVLMLLAMSRQRLTWCHGAAADPVRLHAWVETDDRQPVAEPPSTARFAVLRTIPARDDGGESD
- a CDS encoding type IA DNA topoisomerase → MVVGILTEKPSAARHLATALGGMSGTYNGERFVITQARGHLYEFADPHMMVRNPGLVEKYRKWDLDNLPWDPGDLDWTLDIIPDAAPVAQEVKRTLSGCDEIVIGTDVDPTGEGGMIAVNAALELGLKPTRWSRMYFTDEAATSLRTAFTNRRPVPSLTDFDEYKKARYRSQFDLLSMQFTRIATAMARSCGQDTVLRQGRLKSAMVTLVGDQLKAYNDYVKKPFFQNRFRDENDVLYTNPDEPRFDRKDQVPRHYEPSAVVLDSTTTKRTAPPKLLDLAALSALLVGKNIKAKLVLATYQKMYEDQIVSYPRTEDKTITPEQFDELAPLVDQIATVAGVDTTLLTHRGPRSTHVKPEGAHGANRPGPNVPDSLDALEQQYGAAGRVIYETLAKNYLAMIAEDYVYEQQKGHVGKYPAFLGIANVPRYLGWKQVFDPDLGDDAAEGDEYESATGLGTRAEPIIFEGANKRPEHPSMRWLMKQLEKRDVGTGATRTSTYSDVTSTTAKHPLLVEKRRKLLLAPAGEMSWHLLPGTRIGDLSLTEKVYADMREIAAGTATAEECLDVVADWVLEDIATMRQNAATMRSALGLPENATTGGAARRERAEGVWAKTGRPVAFSRVWGGHRFTDDEVTTLLAGATIEFSATADNGRRYEVFGALGEGTFKGRTYVGFQKAGFGRRDASGAALPPTEWCAHVFTDAEIQALMAGQAVEASDFRGKNDKTFQCKVYFAEEKKGQGKKIVPDFDASMDSPPKTWCQVRFTDDQLAALAAGKTIQGTGFVSKHGKTFDAALTWKEKDGRKKLVPSFDRQPGPAKRRFPH